In Toxoplasma gondii ME49 chromosome VIII, whole genome shotgun sequence, a single genomic region encodes these proteins:
- a CDS encoding hypothetical protein (encoded by transcript TGME49_229240~Signal peptide predicted by SignalP 2.0 HMM (probability 0.995) with cleavage site probability 0.450 at residue 30) → MASPQLAPLGMAPSLLLIVVAVLGNLTCEANSAFQRDTEGGSTANAHFTVTIPQVGIAEDERHEVFLEATKKLKIIDKTRKAIIDPASFAEEAYSYSADTKKCNVTKKVPYSTMYPKVPAGYTYWSSQVARVRSVLDSTYTFTSPAAEHVEDRVSFCIILKVPEGNGTSVRSRTGLASFNKQMQSRKESSQVYEAENRSSVSSLLRKGRPSNDTQKQLQQASQNRKNLSTQIEMEDSLKTITVVVHSGSSARAVLSGTLMVVLGTAWLIH, encoded by the coding sequence ATGGCGTCCCCTCAGCTGGCACCTTTAGGCATGGCCCCTTCCCTCCTTTTGATTGTCGTGGCTGTTCTCGGAAATTTAACGTGCGAGGCCAACTCGGCTTTCCAGCGTGACACTGAGGGCGGGAGTACAGCAAATGCACACTTCACTGTCACAATTCCCCAAGTCGGGATTGCTGAAGATGAGCGGCACGAGGTGTTTCTGGAAGCGACCAAGAAGCTCAAGATCATCGATAAAACAAGAAAAGCCATTATCGACCCAGCTTCCTTCGCTGAAGAGGCATACAGCTACTCGGCGGACACCAAAAAATGTAATGTTACAAAAAAGGTGCCATACAGTACCATGTACCCGAAAGTTCCAGCAGGTTACACGTACTGGTCTTCCCAAGTCGCACGAGTGCGGAGCGTCCTAGATTCAACCTACACATTTACAAGCCCAGCCGCCGAGCACGTGGAAGACAGGGTCTCATTTTGCATCATCCTCAAGGTtccagaaggaaacggaacGAGCGTACGAAGCCGTACAGGACTCGCCTCGTTCAACAAACAAATGCAGAGTCGCAAGGAGAGCTCGCAGGTCtacgaagcagagaaccgCTCAAGTGTTTCGTCGCTGCTACGGAAAGGACGTCCCAGTAACGACACCCAAAAACAGCTCCAACAAGCGAGccagaacagaaaaaacctgTCTACACAGATCGAAATGGAAGATTCACTAAAGACGATCACTGTAGTCGTGCACTCGGGGTCGAGTGCCCGGGCTGTTCTCAGTGGAACTTTGATGGTGGTCCTCGGAACTGCATGGCTCATCCACTAA
- a CDS encoding hypothetical protein (encoded by transcript TGME49_229230~Signal peptide predicted by SignalP 2.0 HMM (probability 1.000) with cleavage site probability 0.717 at residue 32), giving the protein MAFLCPLKFRLARLALWVLCALLVAVDGLVQGSDTVSAAVTVVLNSRQETRSFREDVWLHSGDAFDLIDKTGGAMIYPTTYSSQAFRFINGKCDVSQPVNYVEIYLDIDKNHVFWNKKSAASHPNVDNGNPSKGNHTPVPTRYRFTSPSSDETVPDFCFIFVIPPSSSEVGEVSSELPQSDVHGPGGTVVEHSYGSADISKISLQGKSSLSRKGTTEEQKSPHTVAKHTIEKTEEAPQRRLHPDFAFDEDPDENESEDTVFAIINDEERAYMFRRLRAVEADELDSELHGHMTTLVVHSIRGKRKDHKLRGAHSA; this is encoded by the coding sequence ATGGCATTTCTTTGCCCACTAAAATTCAGGTTAGCCAGACTGGCGCTATGGGTTCTCTGCGCACTATTGGTAGCAGTTGACGGTCTCGTACAAGGTTCAGACACAGTTTCAGCCGCTGTAACAGTAGTGCTGAATTCGCgacaagaaacgagaagctTTCGGGAAGACGTGTGGTTGCATAGTGGAGACGCATTTGATTTGATTGATAAGACAGGTGGTGCAATGATTTATCCAACGACGTATTCCTCGCAAGCCTTCCGGTTTATAAACGGGAAGTGTGATGTATCTCAGCCCGTCAACTACGTTGAAATTTACCTAGATATCGATAAGAACCATGTCTTTTGGAACAAGAAGAGTGCGGCTTCACATCCTAATGTAGACAACGGCAATCCGAGCAAAGGGAATCACACGCCAGTGCCCACCAGGTACAGGTTCACAAGCCCTTCGTCGGATGAAACCGTTCCGGACTTCTGTTTCATATTCGTTATTcccccttcctcctctgaAGTGGGGGAAGTGTCCTCCGAGCTACCCCAGTCCGATGTACATGGACCTGGTGGTACCGTCGTAGAACATTCGTACGGTTCTGCGGACATCTCGAAGATTTCACTGCAGGGTAAATCTTCGCTATCGAGGAAAGGGACTACAGAAGAGCAAAAAAGCCCTCACACCGTTGCCAAACACACCATCGAAAAGACTGAAGAAGCACCACAGAGAAGGCTTCATCCAGACTTTGCCTTCGACGAAGATCCAGATGAAAATGAATCCGAGGACACCGTTTTTGCCATCATCAACGACGAGGAACGCGCCTACATGTTTCGTCGCCTGCGAGCTGTCGAGGCAGACGAACTCGATTCTGAGCTACACGGCCACATGACAACTCTAGTCGTTCATTCTATCCGCGGCAAAAGGAAAGATCATAAATTAAGAGGCGCCCACAGTGCGTAA
- the RPL28 gene encoding ribosomal protein RPL28 (encoded by transcript TGME49_229250): MVSSELLWQCVRRNHCFIRKFNGITLSAERMNLTNKNTLKYSGIAHKQPLGLNRHGANNGCIALVTVQKCSRAMRKPTRAVQVRKFKKSKKEMSKVMKAVAERRPDLLKVANKKMKKLIRTGNSSNKKE, from the exons ATGGTGTCCTCCGAGCTTCTGTGGCAGTGTGTTCGCCGCAACCACTGCTTCATCCGGAAATTCAACGGAATCACGTTGTCCGCGGAGCGCATGAACTTGACGAACAAGAACACGCTGAAGTACTCCGGAATCGCCCACAAGCAACCCCTGGGTCTGAACCGCCACGGAGCCAACAACGGCTGCATCGCTCTCGTCACCGTGCAGAAGTGCTCCCGCGCCATGAG GAAGCCGACCAGGGCTGTCCAGGTTCGCAAGTtcaagaagagcaagaaagagATGTCTAAGGTCATGAAGGCTgtcgcagagagacgcccgGATCTGCTGAAGGTTGCGAacaagaagatgaagaagttGATCCGCACTGGCAACTCCTCCAACAAGAAGGAGTAA